The sequence below is a genomic window from Desulfonatronum thioautotrophicum.
TTTGACCAACACTGCTGGCGGCACCCTGACCGGCTACGGCACGGTCACCCCGCGCCCGGTGAACAGCGGTCTGATCGAGGCCACGGGCGGCACCCTGGCCATGACCGGCGGCATCCAGGGCGGCAGCGGCACGGTGACCATCCAGTCTGACGGCGCGCTGGACCTCAGCTCAGCCACCCAGGCCAGCAGTGCGGACTTCCTGAACCATCAGGGCACGGCACCCGACAGCCTGAACCTGGGCGGGAATGATTTTATCGTCTCCAAGGACTACATCAATGCCAATACCGGCACGGGCAACGCATTCGACGCCCGGGCCAATGTGGTCGGGACCGGCCAGATCATCGGCGAGAACGCCGACATGGCCATCACCGGTGACGTGACCCCTGCCGGGGCGAACACCGTGACCCTGGATCTGGGCAATGTCCGCGGCGAGACTTCCACCACCGTGAACTACCAGATCGAGAACACCGGCACCGGCGCGGACATCCGCGGCGCGGTACAGACCGCGGCCGGGACCGGGAACATTACCGACGCGCGCCTTTCGGGCACCGGCGTCGATGCCCAGAACTTCGGGCCCATCGCAGCCGGCCAGGACAGTGGCGACCTGTCCGTGACCTTTACCGCTTCCAGCGGCGGCTCCCTGGACGGCCAGACCATCGGCGTGGTCAGCAACTTCGACAACGTCGCCGGGCAGACCATCCAGATCACCGGCATGGCCACCTCCCTCGCGCAGGGCAGCGCCACGCCCACCGGACCGATCGAACTGGGCAACTTCCGGGTTGGCCAGGACGGCCCGAGCCAGAGCTTTGATGTGACCAACCTGACCACCGGTGCCGGTGCGGAACGGCTGGGCATCGGCACGGCGGACACCACCGGCAACTTCGCCGCCACCAACAACCTGGGAGCCGGCCTGATCGACGGCGGCGCTTCCCAAACCAACGCCTTGTCCGCCGCGGTGGACAACGGTCTGGCCGGGGTGAATACCGGTAACCTGAACATCCAGTACACCACGGACGGCACGCATATCGACACCGGCTTCACGGCCCAGAACGTCAACAGTCAGAGCATCTCGCTGAGCGCCACAGGCTACAACATGGCCCAGGGCAGCACTACGCCGGATCCGGTGACCATCGCCAACCAGCGCGTGGGCGGCACGGAAAGCCAGAACCTGACCGTGAGCAACACCGCTCCCTCGGGTGCGTTCACCGAGGGGCTGAACGCGGCATTCGGAGCCAATACCGGTGATGCCGTGAACAATGCCGGAACCATCGGTCTTTTGGCCGGCGGCAACAGTGACGGCACTTCCATGAACGTCGGCGTGGACACCACGGCGGCGGGCGCACGGACCGGCAGCGTGACCCTGAACTACGAGACCGACGGCGCGGGCACCAGCGGCTTTGCAGCTGAAAGCGTCGGCAGCCAGACCATCAATGTGTCCGGGAATGTCTACCAGACCGCGACCCCGACCTTTGCCCAGACCGATATCAACCTGGGCAATGCTCGGGTAGGCGACACGGTCGGCTCGGCCCTTGGCGTGACCAATACGGATAATGCTCCCGCCGGCTTTCAGGAGTCCCTGAACGCTGGAATCAGCGCCACTACTGGGGACGCGACCGCCTCCGGAACCATTGCGCAACTGACCCAGGGCTCCAGCGACACCACCAGCCTGGTGGTCGGCCTGGATACCACCACGGCCGGAGCCAGAAGCGGTACGGCAACGGTAGATCTGGTTTCCACCGGCGTGGGCACCAGCGGACTGGCCGATCTGTCCCTAGGTAGTCAGGCAATCACGGTCAGCGGCAACGTCTTCCAGGTGGCCGAGGGCAATCTGAATACCACCAGCCTGAACTTCGGCGTGGTCCAGGTGGGCCAGAGCGTGAGCCAGAACCTGTCCATCTCCAACATCGCCACGGGCCCCAGCGGCTTCGTGGAAGACCTCAACGCCCAGTTCGGTGCCACCTCCGGGACCGGCTCGAATCTGATCAGCGGCAGCGGGATGATCTCCGGCCTGCTGGCCGGGGGAACGGACACCACCAGCATGGTGGTCAACGTGAACACCCTCAGCGCCGGAACCGTGAACGGCGTTATCGCGGTGGACTACTTCAGCGCCGGGGCCGTGGACGGCGTGAGCAACGGCCTGGGCATTTTGGCCGTGGGCTCGCAGGACTTTGGTGTTGTCGGGTCCATCGAAACCACCGCAACCGTGGTGGATATGGCGGCTCCGGTGATCAACACCGGCCAGCCCATCCTGCTGGGGAATGTGCGCGAAGGGGCTGTCTCGCCCACCGCCGTTGTCAGCGTGACCAACCAGGCTACAGGTAACGACCAGGCTGGTCTCAATGCGGCCATCACCGGCAACGCGCCCATTACCGCCTCCGGCAGCTTTGATATGCTGCTGCCGGGTCAGACCGACAGTACCAGCCTTGAAGTGGGGATGAATACCTCCACCGCCGGAGCCATCGACGGCACGGCGACCATTGCCTTTGTCTCGGATGCCGGCAATCACGGCGGCAATCAGCTGAACTTGGATTCCCAGGATGTCCAGGTCCAGGGCGCGGTCTACCGTCTGGCCCAGGGTGATACGAACCCGGACCCGGTGGCCTTCGGTAACCTGCGGATCAACACCACCGCGGAACAGGCCCTGACCGTCTCCAACACCGCCGCCAACGACGGCTTTTCCGAAGTCCTGAACGCGGCCTTCGGGACAGCCACCGGCGATGCCGGCGACAATGCCGGCGCGGTGAACCAACTGGCCGCCGGCAATAGTGATGCCTCCAGCATGGTTGCCAGCCTGGACACCTCCGAAGCCGGTGTACGCGGCGGAACGGTGACCGTGGAGTACGCATCCGACGGCGCGGGCACCACCGGCGAAGCGGCCATCAGCGTGGGCAGCCAGAGCATCGGGGTGACCGGCACGGTCTACCGTCTGGCCAGCCCGGAGGTGGACACGACGCAGCCGGTGGTCCTGGCCGCCCGGGTGGGCGACGCCGCCCCCACGCAGAACCTCAGCGTGACCAACCAGTCCCCGGATGCCTTCACCGAAGGCCTCAAGGCGGACATCGGCAGCGTGGACGCCGGATTTGCCGGAACCGGAAGCATCGACAACCTGGCCGCCGGGGGCACGGACACCACCAGTCTGACCGTGGGCTTGGCGGATACCAGCACCTCCCAGGACATCGTCGGCAATGTGACCTTGGACTTCCAGTCCACCGGCGCGGGCACCACCGAGGCCGCGGACATTGCCGTGGGCAGTGAAGCGGTACAGGTGCAGGGTCGGGTCTACCAGCAGGCCGAAGCCCAGGTGAACACCACCAGCGTGGACTTCGGCATCGTCCATGTGGGCGACGTGGTCGGCGCGCAGACCGTCTCCGTGACCAACGCGGCTCCTTCCGCTGCCTTGAACGACACCCTGGCCGGCGGGTTCGTGAACCTGCCCGCGGGACCGTTCGACGGCAGCGGCAGTGTCAGCGGGCTGGGCGCGGGCCAGACGGATGCGGCGAACCTGGCCATCAACCTGGATACCAGCAACGCCGGGATCTTCGATTTCTCGGACCAGTACCTGCAGTTTGCCAGCCAGAACCCGGACATGGCCGACCTGGATCTGGGAACGCTGGGGCTGGATCTGTTCGCCCAGGTGAACAACTTCGCCAATCCGGTGTTCGACATCCTCAGCGGGCCGGGCTTACTGACCCGCACCGGGGATCTGTTCGAATTCAGCCTGGGCACGGTCCTGGATACCAGCGGTCCTTTCAGCATCGAACTCGGACTGTTCAACGATACCTTCGGACCTTCGGATCTCCTTTCCGGAACGTTCGACTTCAGTGGTGCCAGCAGCTTCGGAATTACCGGGGACCAGACGTTCAGCGATCTTGACGCCGGAGACTTCACGAGCTTCATGATTAACTTCAACCCCATGTCCCTGGGCCTGGGATTCTACAGTGAGATGATAACCCTGTCTGCAACGGGCTCCAATGCCAGCGGGTTTGAGCAACTGTTCAGCCTGGACCTGCGGTTGAGCGCCAACGTGGCCCCGATCCCGGAGCCGGGCACCATGGCCCTGCTGGCCATGGGCTTGGCTCTTCTGGGCCTGGCCGCTCGTCGAGGATACCTGCGACGGTAGGCAAAACCTTGTAAACAAGAAACAAATGACAACACCGAGCCCCGCCCTGATCACAGAGTGGGGCTCGGCGTTTCAGGTGGATTTTTTGCGGGATGGTTCAGAACGCCGAATTATTTTGTTTACCTTTTTTCGGATATCCGGATTGACCTTGACGGGTGGCGTTGTGCCGTAGGGGCGGACCTGTGTGTCCGCCCATTACGGGTTAGGGCGTTATCTCGATTGGGCGCACACACAGGTGCGCCCCTACAGTGGGACAACCAAACCCCATACACGGATTTGTCAACCAATTCTGAACCATCCCAAATGAATAATCCATTTATCGCAACCCGTTCAATCTGATCGCAAAGTGAGTCAACGATGTTGAAAAAAAATGAATTCATGATCCTGACCGTCGTCTCCGTGCTCCTGGCCGGGATGATCCTGGCCAGTGCACTGCTGGACCGCTCCAACCGCGGCCTGCAGGCCGAACTGGTCCAGCGCCAGGCCTACATCCAGCAGAGCGTCCAGCTGGAAGGGCTGTACGTGGAGATGATCAAGGCCGTGGCCGAACTGTCCGAGCGGGCCCAGGACCCGGCCCTGCGCAAGGTGCTCACGGACCAGGGCATGACCGTGCAGACGGCCCTGCAACCCCAACCGCAACTGGCCCCCGAGGTGCAGGCCGATGGTCTGCCCGAGGAGCTGGTCATTCCCGGAGGACAGACCAATGAGTAGCGAATCCGACCGCGGAAGACCCGGAACCCGGTCCCCGTTCATCCCCTTGCTGATACTGATGCTGGCCGTGCTGACCTGGTTCGGCTTCCAGCTCAGCCATGGCCTGACGGTGCGCGCGCAGTTGCAGGAGCAACACGCCAACCAGGAGCCGGTGGTCCAAAACGCCCTGCAGATGCGCGCCCAACTGGACGCCATCGCCGCGGACACCGCCCGCCTGGCCCAGGCCGGCAACCCCAACGCCCAGGTGATCATCACCGAGCTGGGCAAGCGGGGGATCACGGTGGCCATCGACTAGCTTGGCAACCCAATCCAGATGCGTGCATCAGAACAGCCCGCCGTGGACACTCCGCGGCGGGCTGTTGTTTTTGATATCTTGTGTCCGGGCTTGTGGGCGGTACTGTGGAGAAATGAGAACAGGTCTTGGCAGGGGCGCACCTTTGTAGTAATGTTGCTACAAATGCATGCCGCAAGGAGAGTGACCATGAGCAGCACAATTTCCAGCCGGGATTTCAACCAGCGCGTCAGCCAGGCGAAGAGAGCAACACTGCAGGGACCGGTTTTCATTACAGACCGGGGAAAGCCGAGCCATGTTCTGCTGAGCATTGAGGATTATCGCAACCTGGCCAGACAGGGCAAAAATATTGCAGACTTGTTGAGTATGCCCGATTCCGAAAGTATTGACTTGGAGATCCCCAGGATGACGGATCTTCCTCAAATGGTGGATTTCCAATAATGTATCTGCTGGATACCAACGTTGTCTCCGAGTTGCGAAAGATTCGCCAGGGCAAGGCTGATCCGGGTGTTACGCGCTGGGCCGAGGGAGTTGCCAGCAGTGACCTGTATCTCTCGGTAATAACCGTTCAAGAGCTGGAAATTGGGATTCTGCAGGCGGAACGACGTGACTCGGAGAAAGGAAAAATTTTGCGTTTTTGGTATGAACAGAAAGTCCTTCCGGTTTTCAGGAATCGTATCCTGCCAATAGATACACAAATTTCCCGGTGCAGCGCCAGGCTGCATGTACCGAACCTCCGACCTGTTCGGGATGCCTTTATCGCGGCAACTGGGATTGTATACGGCATGACAGTCGTAACCCGCAATGTCCGTGACTTTGAACCCATGGGTATCGCCTTGATCAATCCCTGGGAAGTATGATGCGAATCTTTCCAGCCAAACCCGGCGGCGCGAAACCGAATCCGGGTTGCCGGGTGGATATGGTTCGGTGGGGTTGTTGGTTATTCAGCCGGGCACGGCACGTACTTGAGGCGTACTCAAGATGCCTGTTCCTGGATGGTCCGGCGGAGCCGTTCGGATTCATGGAGCAGCTCCGAATGGAGGTGAGGGATGGTTGTCCGGTCGGCGTTTTGGGCCGCGGCTTCCAGGCGACGGGCGGCGTCAGCCAGGGCTGTGCAGCTGGTGCTCAGGGCGAGGCCTTTCAGGGCATGGGCCTCGGTTTGGAGGGCCTGCAGGTTGTGCTCAGCCAGGTTTCGCGCAAGCGTCGCCATCTTGGCCGGCGATGGGCGGAAGGGACGCGGCCTTTTCCCACCTGCGCTGCTCACGGGTTGCCTCCAGTCCGTCCATGCCCGGCATCATCACATCCATACAGAACCAGATCATATCTTTGCGTACTTTTCTCCTCTGCCGTGGACCTGGGACAGGCTGCGACAAGTGATGAGCTGTGGTGGTTCACTTTTGCCGCTGATCTTCGTACCCTGATTTCTTGCTGTTCGAAATACCGACACGCCTTCGGGCTTTTATTTTCTCGGAGAATCCAATGTATCCAAAATGCATGACGTTGCTTTTCACCGCCTTGCTCTCTGTTTCTATTGCCGGCCTGGCATGGGCTCAACCCCCCGGCGGGCAACAGGGCGGGCCGCCACCGGCCGTGGTGGTCGTGGCCCCGGTTTCGTCCGGTGAATTGCTGGAGGAGCGAGAATTTGTCGGCACGGCGTATTTTCAGGAAACCTCCCTGGTGGCCGCGGAGGTCAGCGGCCGGGTCCTGGAGGTGCATTTCGAGCAGGGCGACCGGATTGCCGAGGGTGGCAAGCTGGTGACCATGGACGGGGTGCTCAAGTCCAAGGAGTTGCAATCCCGGCAGGCCCAGCGGGAGGAGGTGCTGGCCAACCTGTCCCGCGTGAACCGGGAACTGGACCGGATGGAGCGATTGTTCGAACAGGGCACGGTCTCGGAGCAGGAGTACGAGCAGATCAAGTTCCAGGGCAGCGCCCTGGAGCGCCGGGCCGAGTCCCTGGCCGCGGAGATTGACCGGATCCGTGAGGAACTGCGGATGCTGAAGGTGCTCTCGCCCTTTGCCGGGGTGGTCCTGGCCCGGCGCAGCAACCCCGGGGAATGGCTCTCCCCGGGAGCCCCCGTGGCCGAGGTGGCCCGGATCGACGTGATGGACATCATGGTCAATGTGCCGGTGGGCGTGGCCCTGGGTCTGGATCCGGGCCAGGCTGTGCGGGGACGTGCCGGAGAACAGGAACTGGCGGGATGGGTGCAGACTGTCGTGCCCCGCGGCGAAGTGCGCACCCGGACGTTTCCGGTCAAGGTCCGGCTGCGCAACGAATACGGACTGCTGGAGGGCATGGAGGTGCGCCTTTTTCTGTCCACAGGTCAGCGTCACGAGGGGCTGCTGGTTCCCCGGGACGCCGTGGTGCCCAGCCCCATGGGCCAGGTGATCTTTCTGGTTCGGGACGACCAGGCCATGATGGTCCCGGTGACCGTGCTCGGCTTTGCCCAGGACACGGTCGGCATCCAGGCCGAGGACGTCCAGCCCGGGGACCAGGTGGTGGTCAAGGGCCAGGAGCGACTGCGCGACGGCCAGCAGGTGCGCATTGCGCAGTGACCCGTGACCCGTGACCCGTGAATCCAGAACCGTGAACCCAGAACCCACCATCCCATGAATCCCATCAGCTTTGCCATTCGCAATCCGGTCACCATCCTGGTGGGCGTGATTTTCGTCGTGATTTTCGGCCTGATATCCCTGTTCGGCATGCCCTATCAGCTCAGCCCCACGGTGATCGAACCGGAAATTTCGGTTGAGACCGTCTGGAGCGGGGCCACGCCGTTTGAGATCGAGCGGGACA
It includes:
- a CDS encoding efflux RND transporter periplasmic adaptor subunit; translation: MYPKCMTLLFTALLSVSIAGLAWAQPPGGQQGGPPPAVVVVAPVSSGELLEEREFVGTAYFQETSLVAAEVSGRVLEVHFEQGDRIAEGGKLVTMDGVLKSKELQSRQAQREEVLANLSRVNRELDRMERLFEQGTVSEQEYEQIKFQGSALERRAESLAAEIDRIREELRMLKVLSPFAGVVLARRSNPGEWLSPGAPVAEVARIDVMDIMVNVPVGVALGLDPGQAVRGRAGEQELAGWVQTVVPRGEVRTRTFPVKVRLRNEYGLLEGMEVRLFLSTGQRHEGLLVPRDAVVPSPMGQVIFLVRDDQAMMVPVTVLGFAQDTVGIQAEDVQPGDQVVVKGQERLRDGQQVRIAQ
- a CDS encoding type II toxin-antitoxin system Phd/YefM family antitoxin, translating into MSSTISSRDFNQRVSQAKRATLQGPVFITDRGKPSHVLLSIEDYRNLARQGKNIADLLSMPDSESIDLEIPRMTDLPQMVDFQ
- a CDS encoding beta strand repeat-containing protein; translation: MVKKRSGRLTGLMVAAAVLLWSGPGWAQDATWEGGTGNWNDATQWDTGVVPGAANDVFVDGGKTGIDSVVNVTSTSAAGNLTIDAGDTVDINDGRTLDIFGATVLNHGTLGISSTGDILNTRLFIRGDTTLSGSGDVVMSNQVDNLITGSAGSTLINHEEHTISGAGNIGNNNIGFDNRGVIEAVGDAGLIIRPRTGVDTTRINTGTMRATADSTLTFNTSGVLFNTGGTIEAAAGGEVVLFGSNTRIQGGTLTGAGDVFMRNSAVIADLYNDANITIENGQTGFMAGTITNVGTIALESTGGFTSLRILGDTTLTGTGLLSGSNNINNRIFGTSSTTLTQGADHTIRGAFNIGNTGNMALVNAGVIEAQGSAGITMRLSSEEPNSNSGEMRALSGSEFRISSTVINNNNGLIEAQDNALVEMIGARIEDGTLNTAGTGVIQLRNSATIDGVTNLGQVEVLSGQTGRIAGDITNDGEIAIKAGTSGTTLLVQGDTTLGGTGTLVMSEEIAGRRASLYAAGTDPVLLTNLDGHTIRGEGQIGNVGGQQMGLRNEGLIEADGNFALIINPNNALNPSVNTGTLRASGIGGMVLAGTLSQFDNQGLVEAVDGSSVNITGITLNNQAGTLTGGQWRAAGNGSIIDIRGGQVVTNNAEIILSGAGSQFRAFEGTGFVALEDSLTTNQGTLRILDNRDYTTSNDLTNSGLLQLGGGTLDANSLTNTAGGTLTGYGTVTPRPVNSGLIEATGGTLAMTGGIQGGSGTVTIQSDGALDLSSATQASSADFLNHQGTAPDSLNLGGNDFIVSKDYINANTGTGNAFDARANVVGTGQIIGENADMAITGDVTPAGANTVTLDLGNVRGETSTTVNYQIENTGTGADIRGAVQTAAGTGNITDARLSGTGVDAQNFGPIAAGQDSGDLSVTFTASSGGSLDGQTIGVVSNFDNVAGQTIQITGMATSLAQGSATPTGPIELGNFRVGQDGPSQSFDVTNLTTGAGAERLGIGTADTTGNFAATNNLGAGLIDGGASQTNALSAAVDNGLAGVNTGNLNIQYTTDGTHIDTGFTAQNVNSQSISLSATGYNMAQGSTTPDPVTIANQRVGGTESQNLTVSNTAPSGAFTEGLNAAFGANTGDAVNNAGTIGLLAGGNSDGTSMNVGVDTTAAGARTGSVTLNYETDGAGTSGFAAESVGSQTINVSGNVYQTATPTFAQTDINLGNARVGDTVGSALGVTNTDNAPAGFQESLNAGISATTGDATASGTIAQLTQGSSDTTSLVVGLDTTTAGARSGTATVDLVSTGVGTSGLADLSLGSQAITVSGNVFQVAEGNLNTTSLNFGVVQVGQSVSQNLSISNIATGPSGFVEDLNAQFGATSGTGSNLISGSGMISGLLAGGTDTTSMVVNVNTLSAGTVNGVIAVDYFSAGAVDGVSNGLGILAVGSQDFGVVGSIETTATVVDMAAPVINTGQPILLGNVREGAVSPTAVVSVTNQATGNDQAGLNAAITGNAPITASGSFDMLLPGQTDSTSLEVGMNTSTAGAIDGTATIAFVSDAGNHGGNQLNLDSQDVQVQGAVYRLAQGDTNPDPVAFGNLRINTTAEQALTVSNTAANDGFSEVLNAAFGTATGDAGDNAGAVNQLAAGNSDASSMVASLDTSEAGVRGGTVTVEYASDGAGTTGEAAISVGSQSIGVTGTVYRLASPEVDTTQPVVLAARVGDAAPTQNLSVTNQSPDAFTEGLKADIGSVDAGFAGTGSIDNLAAGGTDTTSLTVGLADTSTSQDIVGNVTLDFQSTGAGTTEAADIAVGSEAVQVQGRVYQQAEAQVNTTSVDFGIVHVGDVVGAQTVSVTNAAPSAALNDTLAGGFVNLPAGPFDGSGSVSGLGAGQTDAANLAINLDTSNAGIFDFSDQYLQFASQNPDMADLDLGTLGLDLFAQVNNFANPVFDILSGPGLLTRTGDLFEFSLGTVLDTSGPFSIELGLFNDTFGPSDLLSGTFDFSGASSFGITGDQTFSDLDAGDFTSFMINFNPMSLGLGFYSEMITLSATGSNASGFEQLFSLDLRLSANVAPIPEPGTMALLAMGLALLGLAARRGYLRR
- a CDS encoding type II toxin-antitoxin system VapC family toxin, with the protein product MYLLDTNVVSELRKIRQGKADPGVTRWAEGVASSDLYLSVITVQELEIGILQAERRDSEKGKILRFWYEQKVLPVFRNRILPIDTQISRCSARLHVPNLRPVRDAFIAATGIVYGMTVVTRNVRDFEPMGIALINPWEV
- a CDS encoding Hpt domain-containing protein is translated as MSSAGGKRPRPFRPSPAKMATLARNLAEHNLQALQTEAHALKGLALSTSCTALADAARRLEAAAQNADRTTIPHLHSELLHESERLRRTIQEQAS